A window from Zingiber officinale cultivar Zhangliang chromosome 7A, Zo_v1.1, whole genome shotgun sequence encodes these proteins:
- the LOC122001857 gene encoding uncharacterized protein LOC122001857 encodes MAAHVASSEVVRSQPSSGGGILARVDRLDIMLGYLEELRGSHSSRSTSAAASGDAGAVTTSEVSISSVDSSPRSTDRRRCRPIGAVVVETQVKGNLMDRVEYLEKRLLKFEEARELEEEEKTSGGEEMKRSNAEKVKRKRGKGLQRLVASCVKGDLETQ; translated from the exons ATGGCAGCCCACGTCGCCAGCAGCGAAGTTGTACGCTCGCAGCCCTCGTCGGGCGGTGGCATTTTGGCCCGCGTGGATCGGTTGGATATCATGCTGGGTTACCTTGAGGAGCTCCGTGGCAGTCACAGCAGCCGCAGCACCTCCGCCGCTGCGTCCGGCGACGCTGGAGCCGTGACGACGAGCGAAGTCAGCATCTCTTCGGTCGACTCTTCACCTAGAAGCACCGACCGGCGCCGGTGTCGGCCTATCGGAGCAGTCGTCGTCGAAACGCAGGTCAAAGGCAACCTCATGGACCGCGTGGAATACCTTGAGAAACGCCTGCTTAAG TTCGAGGAAGCGAGAgagttggaggaggaggagaagacgaGTGGGGGTGAAGAGATGAAGAGGAGTAATGCGGAGAAGGTGAAGAGAAAGCGTGGCAAAGGGTTGCAGCGGCTGGTGGCTTCGTGTGTAAAGGGAGATCTGGAAACGCAGTAA
- the LOC122001856 gene encoding uncharacterized protein LOC122001856 isoform X2, translating to MICKDECGGRGVCNRELGQCRCFHGYAGEGCETKLELKCNLPHSPEQPYGPWIVSICPAYCDTTRAMCFCGQETKYPNRPVAEACGFKINSPSKPGDPKVTNWTKADFENIFTTNGSKPGWCNVDPEDAYASKVKFKVECDCKYDCLLGQFCEIPTLCSCVNQCSGHGHCRGGFCECDRGYYGIDCSVPSALSPMQDWPVWLRPAKVDLPDKVSINGELMTIKAVVKKKRPLIYVYDLPPEFNAHLLEGRHFKFECVNRIYTDKNRTLWTDQLYGSQMALYESILASPYRTMNGDEADFLYVPVLDSCIITRADDAPHLRMKEQKGLRSYFALEFYKRVYDHIVEKYPYWNRSAGKDHIWFFSWDEGACYAPKEIWNSTMLVHWGNTNSKHNHSTTAYWADNWDPIPSSKTGTHPCFDPEKDLVLPAWKRPEPGAIWAKLWARPRKERTTLFYFNGNLGPAYENGRPEDTYSMGIRQKLAEEFGSTPNKAGKFGRQHTPNVTVTNIRSSKYYDDVASSIFCGVLPGDGWSGRLEDSILQGCIPVIIQDGIYLPYENALDYSSFSVRIQEDEITNLLQILQRLDETEIDLMLANLHQIWQRFLYRDSVLLEAQRQKKIFPDEEGWAVEFSKLEEDDVFATFIQILHYKLHNDPWRRNLARARDYGMPNACLRRKL from the exons ATGATTTGCAAGGACGAGTGTGGCGGTCGAGGCGTATGCAATAGGGAATTGGGGCAATGCAGGTGCTTTCATGGATATGCTG GTGAAGGATGTGAAACAAAGTTGGAGCTTAAGTGTAATCTTCCTCATTCACCAGAACAACCTTATGGCCCATGGATTGTATCAATATGCCCTGCTTATTGTGACACAACACGAGCAATGTGTTTTTGTGgacaagaaacaaaatatccaaaTCGTCCAGTGGCAGAGGCTTGCGGATTTAAAATAAA CTCACCTTCCAAACCTGGTGATCCAAAAGTTACTAATTGGACAAAggctgattttgaaaatatttttacaacGAATGGTTCCAAACCTGGATGGTGCAATGTAGACCCAGAGGATGCATATGCttcaaaagtaaaatttaaaGTGGAATGTGATTGCAAGTATGACTGTCTTTTGGGACAGTTCTGTGAGATTCCAACATTATGTAGTTGTGTCAACCAGTGCTCTGGACACGGACATTGTCGTGGTGGATTTTGTGAG TGTGACAGAGGTTATTATGGGATAGATTGTAGTGTTCCATCTGCCTTATCACCTATGCAAGACTGGCCAGTATGGCTTCGACCAGCTAAAGTTGATTTACCTGACAAGGTATCCATCAATGGTGAGCTGATGACCATCAAAGCTGTAGTAAAAAAGAAAAGGCCACTAATCTATGTTTATGACCTGCCACCAGAGTTCAATGCACACCTTCTTGAA GGTCGACATTTCAAATTTGAGTGTGTTAACAGAATATATACAGACAAGAACAGGACATTGTGGACAGATCAATTATATGGGTCACAG aTGGCACTCTATGAGAGCATTCTTGCTAGTCCTTATCGAACAATGAACGGTGATGAAGCAGATTTCTTATATGTTCCTGTTCTTGATTCATGTATAATTACTCGTGCAGATGATGCACCTCATTTACGAATGAAG GAACAAAAAGGTCTAAGAAGTTACTTTGCTTTGGAATTCTACAAGAGAGTTTATGATCATATAGTTGAGAAGTATCCTTACTGGAATCGCTCTGCTGGGAAGGACCATATTTGG TTTTTTTCATGGGATGAAGGTGCTTGCTATGCCCCAAAAGAGATCTGGAATAGCACTATGTTAGTTCATTGGGGCAATACAAACTCAAAGCATAATCACTCTACAACAGCTTATTGGGCCGACAACTGGGATCCAATTCCTTCTTCTAAAACAGGTACTCACCCCTGCTTTGATCCAGAAAAGGATCTTGTCCTTCCTGCATGGAAAAGGCCTGAACCAGGTGCAATATGGGCAAAACTTTGGGCAAG ACCACGCAAAGAGCGTACTACATTATTCTACTTCAATGGAAACTTAGGACCTGCCTATGAGAATGGTAGACCTGAAGACAC ATATAGTATGGGCATTCGACAGAAGCTTGCTGAGGAATTTGGTTCTACACCTAACAAAGCGGGCAAGTTTGGGAGACAGCATACTCCAAATGTAACTGTTACCAATATACGCTCTTCCAAGTATTATGATGATGTAGCTAGCTCTATCTTCTGTGGTGTCTTGCCTGGGGATGGATGGAGTGGACGCTTGGAAGATAGCATTTTGCAAGGATGCATTCCTGTAATAATTCAG GATGGTATCTACCTTCCATATGAGAATGCCCTGGACTACAGTAGCTTTTCGGTTAGAATTCAAGAAGATGAGATTACAAACTTGCTTCAAATTCTTCAG CGGTTAGATGAGACAGAAATAGATCTTATGTTGGCAAATCTACATCAAATCTGGCAGAGGTTTCTATATCGTGATTCTGTGCTGCTTGAAGCTCAAAGGCAAAAGAAAATTTTCCCCGATGAGGAAGGATGGGCAGTAGAATTCTCTAAATTGGAGGAAGATGATGTCTTCGCGACATTTATACAG ATACTGCATTATAAACTGCATAATGATCCATGGAGACGAAATCTAGCCCGAGCGAGGGATTATGGCATGCCAAATGCTTGCTTGAGAAGAAAACTCTAG